A section of the Bombus fervidus isolate BK054 chromosome 9, iyBomFerv1, whole genome shotgun sequence genome encodes:
- the LOC139991193 gene encoding uncharacterized protein: MEWSSKLNEFYKKIQMYLMKMSQECGELKLLTLCITTENNDHIEHICKSMNNIFKTYNIPIEEKTSINNERCIQSYKYLLLNTNFENQERLAEDLVSGHLVDMCPPLSPYLLIQILWSLEYEEVLIESLLYMPLDLCTEVVKTVTKCIDRLPFQRLVKAIYQLILIIYTKFSQLKECSVQSKNVEESVQNLLMSFEEFLPLLTNPKLPYLMEASGLKKCERHGIMLKKLICTIRKCLENKSKKILISSELEKLYSITFGREALVKCESTLIENTISTLNQQLMNLLLTKIKEVDCNIYLSWAELDDQENNMISLQRSIGIECYYFIDFVSNDKQLSENTHLIECLQQLSCKSDPKQSSFALSLSELCCAIHSGKKELMRELLCRYKEWDRTALDFVYDNRSLLEKKDCLTLLEYLTFVLTQSTEEDLKEFSYTLVIKILSCQSVTDIYEIITMYLTKYDGKSYLECPHTDEAFHEFIMRNTNLQTSTNLKTVLLFLLKNPKMILTVLLKITIGHSRYRNIMISPNDLLLLSPFMQIREGNNQILLTSVLRVICIENTEWNAKKFMDLVNIMLDNSVIKVHDLINNVYIPYLRQDTFNVSNISSVLNSIRKLQVKCTKDTNIKDLILALSRRMSFLRKNTSISKYVSNEIFIQITRILPYFLENKNFSVSMKKDIIDGIDSVIEPIDKLHFASLWYFIQKGVSVIYVIEDYQRRCFVVLNRLKEDPKTSEKLRHYLSNLNLLREDFLRHLIIRSTEEEYQRICSELTIIYWFVFGWNDEIDAYDHILRVTMEACCLSLEYPSIGGYDLFTFLLKSFTRFCRTFVSLEGIENYEQVYQTLIKNINRLDGSIRHSPYADLFTTCITHLNDQTENDSASFLQDVLNTFHHFSDQCFEYNKYNEYSEATYKIPHSLKISNCYMTYEIISACMKVPATEAYECIRRMNDLFVPK, encoded by the coding sequence ATGGAATGGTCAAGCAAactaaatgaattttacaaaaagattCAGATGTATCTAATGAAAATGAGTCAAGAATGTGGAGAATTGAAATTACTTACTTTGTGCATTACAACTGAGAATAATGATCATATTGAACACATATGTAAATCAAtgaacaatatatttaaaaccTATAATATACCTATAGAGGAAAAGACttcaataaataatgaaagatGTATACAGTCATATAAAtacttattattaaatactaatTTTGAGAATCAAGAACGTTTGGCAGAAGATCTTGTCAGCGGTCACTTGGTTGATATGTGTCCACCTTTATCTCCATATTTgcttatacaaatattatggAGTCTTGAGTATGAGGAGGTTTTAATTGAATCTCTGTTATATATGCCACTTGATCTGTGTACAGAGGTAGTGAAAACAGTTACAAAATGTATAGACAGATTACCCTTTCAAAGATTAGTTAAAGCTATATATCAATTGATACTAATCATATACACTAAATTCTCTCAATTAAAGGAATGTAGTGTACAATCCAAGAATGTTGAGGAAAgcgtacaaaatttattaatgagTTTTGAAGAATTCTTACCATTGTTAACAAATCCAAAGTTACCTTATTTGATGGAAGCATCAGGCTTAAAGAAATGTGAACGACATGGTATCATGTTAAAGAAGTTAATTTGTACAATAAGAAAATGTTTGgaaaacaaaagtaaaaagatattgaTTTCTAGTGaacttgaaaaattgtatagcattacgtttggAAGAGAAGCACTTGTAAAGTGTGAAAGTACATTGATAGAAAATACTATATCGACATTAAATCAACAATTGATGAACTTATTGCTGACTAAAATCAAAGAAGTTGattgtaatatttacttaAGCTGGGCAGAGTTGGATGATCAAGAGAACAATATGATCTCTTTACAACGTTCCATTGGAATTGAATGTTATTACTTTATAGATTTTGTATCAAATGATAAGCAATTATCGGAAAACACGCATTTGATAGAATGTTTACAGCAATTATCATGTAAATCAGATCCTAAACAGTCGAGCTTTGCTTTAAGTTTATCAGAACTCTGTTGTGCCATACATAGTGGTAAAAAAGAGCTCATGAGAGAATTGTTATGTAGGTACAAAGAATGGGACCGCACGGCGCTTGATTTCGTTTATGACAATAGATCATTACTAGAAAAAAAAGACTGTTTAACACTGTTAGAATATCTTACTTTTGTTCTTACACAATCAACAGAGGaagatttaaaagaatttagtTACACTttagttataaaaatattatcgtgTCAAAGTGTAACAGACATTTACGAAATTATAACGatgtatttaacaaaatatgatGGTAAAAGTTATTTAGAGTGTCCGCACACAGATGAAGCATTTCACGAGTTTATTATGCGAAACACAAATTTACAAACTTCCACGAATTTAAAAACGGttttactatttcttttaaaaaatcctAAAATGATACTAACAGTACTTTTGAAAATTACTATTGGTCATTCTcgttatagaaatattatgatTTCTCCTAATGATTTACTTTTACTATCACCATTTATGCAAATAAGAGAAGGcaataatcaaatattattaacaagtGTGCTAAGAGTtatttgtatagaaaatacagaaTGGAATGCTAAAAAATTCATGGACCTCGTGAATATCATGTTAGACAATTCTGTAATTAAAGTACATGACTTGATAAATAACGTTTATATACCATATTTAAGGCAAGATACCTTTAATGTATCAAACATAAGTTCTGTTCTTAATAGTATTCGCAAACTGCAGGTGAAATGTACCAAAGATACGAATATTAAAGACTTGATATTAGCTCTTTCAAGAAGAATGTCGTTCCTTCGAAAAAATACAAGCATCTCCAAATATGTaagcaatgaaatatttattcagaTAACAAGAATATTGCCATATTTTttggaaaacaaaaatttttctgtttcaatGAAAAAAGACATTATTGATGGGATTGATTCTGTCATCGAACCAATAGACAAGTTACATTTCGCTTCCCTTtggtattttatacaaaaaggCGTCAGTGTAATTTATGTAATCGAAGATTATCAAAGACGTTGTTTTGTTGTATTGAACAGATTAAAAGAAGATCCAAAAACTTCAGAAAAATTGCGACATTATTTgtctaatttaaatttattaagagAAGACTTTCTGCGCCATTTGATCATTCGTTCGACCGAAGAAGAATATCAGAGAATATGTTCTGAGCTTACTATAATTTATTGGTTCGTTTTTGGATGGAATGACGAAATCGATGCATACGATCATATTCTACGTGTGACGATGGAGGCGTGTTGTTTATCTCTAGAATATCCATCTATCGGTGGGTACGATTTATTCACATTTTTACTTAAGTCTTTCACGCGTTTCTGTAGAACTTTTGTATCGCTTGAAggaatagaaaattatgaGCAAGTATACCaaacgttaattaaaaatatcaaccGACTCGATGGAAGCATAAGACATAGTCCTTATGCGGATCTATTCACTACCTGTATTACGCATTTAAATGATCAGACAGAAAATGATTCTGCAAGTTTTCTGCAAGATGTTTTAAACACTTTTCATCATTTCAGTGATCAATGCTTTGAATATAATAAGTACAATGAATATAGTGAAGCAACATATAAAATACCTCATTctctaaaaatttcaaattgttaTATGAcctatgaaataatttctgcTTGTATGAAAGTACCTGCAACAGAAGCTTATGAATGTATTAGGAGAATGAACGATCTATTTGTcccgaaataa
- the Rnrs gene encoding ribonucleoside-diphosphate reductase subunit M2 isoform X2 — translation MSNTDTSPKKLCVSPIISQENGTKNGTKAKDVKKMILKENGFNPELEPLLKENPRRFVVFPIQWPDIWQMYKKAEASFWTVEEVDLSKDVFDWNHLTNDEKHFISHVLAFFAASDGIVNENLVERFSQEVQVTEARCFYGFQVAIENVHSEMYSMLIDTYIADTKERDFLFNAIENLPCVAKKANWALNWINHESATFPERVVAFAAVEGIFFSGSFAAIFWLKKRGLMPGLTFSNELISRDEGLHCDFACLMFKHIVQKPSCDRVTSIIKDAVKIEQEFLTEALPVQMIGMNCTLMCQYIEFVADRLLTELGCEKIYMSENPFDFMEHISLEGKTNFFEKKVGEYQKWGVMQDKVESNFTVNAEF, via the exons ATGTCTAACACAGAT acTTCTCCAAAGAAATTATGTGTTTCTCCAATTATTTCACAAGAGAATGGTACCAAAAAT GGAACTAAAGCCAAAGATGTAAAAAAGatgattttaaaagaaaatggatTCAATCCAGAATTAGAACCATTACTGAAAGAAAATCCACGTAGATTTGTTGTCTTTCCCATCCAATGGCCTGACATTTggcaaatgtataaaaaagcTGAAGCGTCATTTTGGACTGTTGAGGAAGTGGATCTTTCTAAA GATGTATTTGACTGGAATCATTTAACTAATGATGAGAAACATTTCATATCTCATGTCTTAGCATTCTTTGCGGCTTCTGATGGAATCGTTAATGAGAATCTCGTCGAACGATTTAGTCAGGAAGTACAAGTAACCGAGGCACGTTGTTTCTATGGTTTTCAAGTCGCCATAGAAAATGTGCACTCAGAAATGTACTCTATGTTGATTGATACATATATCGCAGATACCAAAGAGAG AGACTTTCTGTTCAATGCGATTGAAAATTTACCATGTGTTGCGAAAAAAGCTAACTGGGCATTAAATTGGATAAATCATGAGAGTGCCACATTTCCTGAACGAGTGGTTGCATTTGCTGCAGTGGAAGGTATTTTCTTTAGCGGTAGTTTTGCCGCTATTTTTTGGCTGAAAAAAAGAGGTTTAATGCCAGGACTTACATTTAGTAATGAGCTTATTTCTAGAGATGAG GGACTACATTGTGACTTCGCATGTTTAATGTTCAAACATATTGTACAAAAACCGTCTTGCGATCGGGTCACATCAATTATTAAAGATGCCGTTAAAATTGAACAAGAATTTTTAACGGAAGCTTTACCTGTTCAAATGATAGGAATGAACTGTACACTTATGTGTCAATATATCGAATTTGTTGCTGATAGATTACTTACAGAATTAGGCTGTGAAAAG atttataTGTCCGAAAATCCATTTGATTTTATGGAGCACATCTCTTTAGAAGGTAAGACGAACTTTTTCGAAAAGAAAGTAGGAGAGTATCAAAAATGGGGAGTAATGCAAGATAAAGTCGAAAGCAATTTTACAGTTAAtgctgaattttaa
- the Rap2l gene encoding ras-associated protein 2-like has product MREFKVVVLGSGGVGKSALTVQFVSGCFMEKYDPTIEDFYRKEIEVDNSPCVLEILDTAGTEQFASMRDLYIKNGQGFVVVYSLTNHQTFQDIKAMKELITRVKGTERVPVLLVANKLDLEHQREVDTAEGNALAQLWGCPFVEASAKHRTNVNDVFAEIVREMNVSPEKEKKSYCCCSIL; this is encoded by the coding sequence ATGCGCGAGTTCAAGGTAGTCGTCCTCGGCTCGGGCGGGGTAGGCAAGAGTGCACTTACTGTGCAATTTGTTTCGGGATGTTTTATGGAGAAGTACGATCCGACGATCGAGGACTTTTATCGGAAGGAAATCGAAGTGGACAACTCGCCGTGTGTACTCGAGATCCTCGATACCGCCGGTACCGAACAGTTCGCGAGTATGCGCGATCTATACATAAAGAACGGCCAAGGATTCGTCGTAGTTTATAGTCTGACGAATCATCAGACTTTCCAAGATATCAAGGCGATGAAGGAATTGATAACGCGCGTTAAAGGTACCGAAAGGGTACCTGTATTACTCGTCGCGAACAAGCTTGATCTCGAGCATCAACGCGAAGTGGATACCGCCGAGGGTAACGCTCTGGCGCAACTCTGGGGTTGCCCATTCGTCGAAGCATCTGCAAAACATCGCACGAATGTGAACGACGTGTTCGCGGAGATTGTACGCGAGATGAACGTCAGCCccgagaaagagaagaaaagctACTGTTGTTGCAGCATCCtctaa
- the Rnrs gene encoding ribonucleoside-diphosphate reductase subunit M2 isoform X1: MPLQISTKENIRKHLEKVSLKDNTSPKKLCVSPIISQENGTKNGTKAKDVKKMILKENGFNPELEPLLKENPRRFVVFPIQWPDIWQMYKKAEASFWTVEEVDLSKDVFDWNHLTNDEKHFISHVLAFFAASDGIVNENLVERFSQEVQVTEARCFYGFQVAIENVHSEMYSMLIDTYIADTKERDFLFNAIENLPCVAKKANWALNWINHESATFPERVVAFAAVEGIFFSGSFAAIFWLKKRGLMPGLTFSNELISRDEGLHCDFACLMFKHIVQKPSCDRVTSIIKDAVKIEQEFLTEALPVQMIGMNCTLMCQYIEFVADRLLTELGCEKIYMSENPFDFMEHISLEGKTNFFEKKVGEYQKWGVMQDKVESNFTVNAEF, translated from the exons atgcCACTTCAAATTTCAACAAAGGAAAATATTCGTAAACATCTTGAAAAGGTTTCTTTGAAAGATAAT acTTCTCCAAAGAAATTATGTGTTTCTCCAATTATTTCACAAGAGAATGGTACCAAAAAT GGAACTAAAGCCAAAGATGTAAAAAAGatgattttaaaagaaaatggatTCAATCCAGAATTAGAACCATTACTGAAAGAAAATCCACGTAGATTTGTTGTCTTTCCCATCCAATGGCCTGACATTTggcaaatgtataaaaaagcTGAAGCGTCATTTTGGACTGTTGAGGAAGTGGATCTTTCTAAA GATGTATTTGACTGGAATCATTTAACTAATGATGAGAAACATTTCATATCTCATGTCTTAGCATTCTTTGCGGCTTCTGATGGAATCGTTAATGAGAATCTCGTCGAACGATTTAGTCAGGAAGTACAAGTAACCGAGGCACGTTGTTTCTATGGTTTTCAAGTCGCCATAGAAAATGTGCACTCAGAAATGTACTCTATGTTGATTGATACATATATCGCAGATACCAAAGAGAG AGACTTTCTGTTCAATGCGATTGAAAATTTACCATGTGTTGCGAAAAAAGCTAACTGGGCATTAAATTGGATAAATCATGAGAGTGCCACATTTCCTGAACGAGTGGTTGCATTTGCTGCAGTGGAAGGTATTTTCTTTAGCGGTAGTTTTGCCGCTATTTTTTGGCTGAAAAAAAGAGGTTTAATGCCAGGACTTACATTTAGTAATGAGCTTATTTCTAGAGATGAG GGACTACATTGTGACTTCGCATGTTTAATGTTCAAACATATTGTACAAAAACCGTCTTGCGATCGGGTCACATCAATTATTAAAGATGCCGTTAAAATTGAACAAGAATTTTTAACGGAAGCTTTACCTGTTCAAATGATAGGAATGAACTGTACACTTATGTGTCAATATATCGAATTTGTTGCTGATAGATTACTTACAGAATTAGGCTGTGAAAAG atttataTGTCCGAAAATCCATTTGATTTTATGGAGCACATCTCTTTAGAAGGTAAGACGAACTTTTTCGAAAAGAAAGTAGGAGAGTATCAAAAATGGGGAGTAATGCAAGATAAAGTCGAAAGCAATTTTACAGTTAAtgctgaattttaa
- the Rnrs gene encoding ribonucleoside-diphosphate reductase subunit M2 isoform X3, which yields MILKENGFNPELEPLLKENPRRFVVFPIQWPDIWQMYKKAEASFWTVEEVDLSKDVFDWNHLTNDEKHFISHVLAFFAASDGIVNENLVERFSQEVQVTEARCFYGFQVAIENVHSEMYSMLIDTYIADTKERDFLFNAIENLPCVAKKANWALNWINHESATFPERVVAFAAVEGIFFSGSFAAIFWLKKRGLMPGLTFSNELISRDEGLHCDFACLMFKHIVQKPSCDRVTSIIKDAVKIEQEFLTEALPVQMIGMNCTLMCQYIEFVADRLLTELGCEKIYMSENPFDFMEHISLEGKTNFFEKKVGEYQKWGVMQDKVESNFTVNAEF from the exons atgattttaaaagaaaatggatTCAATCCAGAATTAGAACCATTACTGAAAGAAAATCCACGTAGATTTGTTGTCTTTCCCATCCAATGGCCTGACATTTggcaaatgtataaaaaagcTGAAGCGTCATTTTGGACTGTTGAGGAAGTGGATCTTTCTAAA GATGTATTTGACTGGAATCATTTAACTAATGATGAGAAACATTTCATATCTCATGTCTTAGCATTCTTTGCGGCTTCTGATGGAATCGTTAATGAGAATCTCGTCGAACGATTTAGTCAGGAAGTACAAGTAACCGAGGCACGTTGTTTCTATGGTTTTCAAGTCGCCATAGAAAATGTGCACTCAGAAATGTACTCTATGTTGATTGATACATATATCGCAGATACCAAAGAGAG AGACTTTCTGTTCAATGCGATTGAAAATTTACCATGTGTTGCGAAAAAAGCTAACTGGGCATTAAATTGGATAAATCATGAGAGTGCCACATTTCCTGAACGAGTGGTTGCATTTGCTGCAGTGGAAGGTATTTTCTTTAGCGGTAGTTTTGCCGCTATTTTTTGGCTGAAAAAAAGAGGTTTAATGCCAGGACTTACATTTAGTAATGAGCTTATTTCTAGAGATGAG GGACTACATTGTGACTTCGCATGTTTAATGTTCAAACATATTGTACAAAAACCGTCTTGCGATCGGGTCACATCAATTATTAAAGATGCCGTTAAAATTGAACAAGAATTTTTAACGGAAGCTTTACCTGTTCAAATGATAGGAATGAACTGTACACTTATGTGTCAATATATCGAATTTGTTGCTGATAGATTACTTACAGAATTAGGCTGTGAAAAG atttataTGTCCGAAAATCCATTTGATTTTATGGAGCACATCTCTTTAGAAGGTAAGACGAACTTTTTCGAAAAGAAAGTAGGAGAGTATCAAAAATGGGGAGTAATGCAAGATAAAGTCGAAAGCAATTTTACAGTTAAtgctgaattttaa
- the Adi1 gene encoding acireductone dioxygenase 1, translating to MVRAWYMDNSDADQRLEHHKQLPEYISLEDLFKKTGVEYFKIDYKNYQNDNTLTVLKAERGYTYEDEIECSKECLPNYEEKLKNFFTEHLHTDEEIRLVLDGTGYFDVRDKNDQWIRIEVKAGDLIIIPSGIYHRFTLDIKNYIKAKRYFVGEPVWLPYNRPADGMECRKNYLNRLNNGFQIKSL from the exons ATGGTTCGTGCGTGGTACATGGATAACAGCGATGCCGATCAACGGTTAGAACACCATAAACAACTACCTGAATATATTTCTCTTGAGGATTTGTTTAAGAAAACAGgtgttgaatattttaag ATTGATTACAAAAACTATCAAAATGATAACACGTTGACAGTATTGAAAGCAGAACGTGGTTATACATACGAAGACGAAATAGAATGTTCTAAGGAATGTCTCCCGAATTACGAGGAAAAA ttaaaaaatttcttcacCGAACATCTTCATACTGATGAAGAAATAAGGTTAGTTTTGGATGGAACAGGATATTTTGATGTTAGAGACAAGAATGACCAATGGATACGTATTGAAGTTAAAGCTGGAGATTTGATAATTATTCCAAGTGGAATATATCATAGGTTTACCTTGGATATTAAA AACTACATCAAAGCAAAACGTTATTTCGTGGGCGAACCTGTTTGGTTGCCATACAATAGACCAGCTGACGGCATGGAATGCCGTAAAAATTACCTAAATCGTTTAAACAATGGCTTTCAAATAAAGTCTCTTTAA